The following nucleotide sequence is from Salvia splendens isolate huo1 chromosome 2, SspV2, whole genome shotgun sequence.
agtagCGTTTTTTCTCAAAATTAATTGGTGgacaaaataatttatcaaatttagaTTTCACTTCTATTTAAGTTACACCCTCCATTCCTTCCAATTATATATGCATTATTTCCCTTTTTGAACGCCGCAACCATTAATTAATCTCAATAGGACATATTCAAAAATTTACTAATATAACTCTTTCTTAATACGAGTATTTTCCAACCTCATGAAAATCTCTATGAGCTTAACATAATTTCCGTATTGAACAATAAATGCAAATATCAAGATCGTGGAACTAGAAAAGAGCTCAATTTAGATAATATTCAATTAATCTATCGAATATTTTCTTAATTCAATAATAATGTCATCGAATTTATTCGAATCGAAATTTCCTCCAACAATCGAGTGTGTGCACGAGGATAATCAATTAAATTTACTAcgtaaaataatttttaaacaCTTACTGcataaattgaataataaatcatcaataaaaatcGGTGTTACTAAAATTGCGTcttcatctttctctctctgtcccaaaaccatctctttctttcttcttggaTTTTCTTCACAACAATTCCACAGCCCCAATTCATTTCTCAAAAATCCATTGATTAATCCTCAAATTTCACAAACCACCGCCCTTTTCCTGTGCAAGATTCTTCCTTTTCCCCCAATTTCTTCCTCTCCCATCGAAATCCCCCCTTTTCCACTTCAATTCAGATTCAATTTCCCCCAATTTGAATCCATGAAGGTTCACCCGGCGCCGCGGAAGCGCAACATTACGCTGCGATACGACGTCGCATCGATCCTCGCCCAATCCGACGGCTGCCGGCAGAAGAAGCTGCGGCGCCTCCCTCACATCTTCGCCAAGGTGTTAGAGCTCCCCTTCCACTCCGACGCCGACGTCTCGATCGAGGACACGCCGCTGTCGATCCGATTCACCGCCGCCACCGACGACATCAGCGGCGACGTCAGGGCGGAGGCCGTCGCGATCTACCCCGGCGTCACGAAGATCGTCGTGAGGGGAGACGGCGTCGTCGATGTCTCCGGGACGGAATTCGAGCTCGATCTGTGGCGGTTCCGCCTGTCGCCATCCACGCGCCCCGAGCTTGTGTCCGCCGCCTACGAGGACGGCGAGCTGGTGGTGACCGTGCCGAAGGGGGAGGACGAGGaagacggcggcggcggcggggatTTGGGGAATCGGAGGAGGCTTGTACTTGTACAGTAACCTAATTTTCCCCCTCTTTCTCTTAGCTCCAATTTCAATTTCGAAGAATGTTTATTTCGTGATTCACGACGCAATTTCAATTTAACTTTTGATCAATCTCAACCTGGTTTAGATGTTAGTTAAGCTAGCTAGGTTTTGTTGAGAACAGAAATTGGGGGAAAAATAAGTTTAATCTTGAATTCAATTTTACTTCAATTTTGGGGCTGAGCTTCATCAAGGTTGATTCTTGCATGGTTATTTGATGTTTGTGTGATGAAATATGAAAATGAAACCATGTTAGAAAAGTGAAACTCCCATTTCTGaatattttcttggatttgtGTATATGAGTGCATCATGCTTGTTTGAAAGTTGGAACATCAACCCCTTGGTTTGAGAGTCTACAAGGTAGTTTTACTCTTCTTGGTTAGGTTTGTCCAATCCGATATATTACCTGATCCGACCGAGAAATCATTGGGTACCGGGCTTCGGGTTCTGGTTCAAGTAGACTGGGTTCGGATTGATTGGGGTTGGGTCGTGTTTGGGTTTTAGAGATTGGGTGGCCAAAATTTCGAGATTACCCGATCCGACCCGATAATCGTTGGGTACTTGGTGATAGGTTTGGGTTCAGGTAGACTTTGTTCTGATAAATCAGGTTTGGTTGCCCGAATTTTTCAGGATAGCCCGATCCAACCCGAAAATATACGGGTTCGGGTTCAGGTAGACTGTGTTCTGATTAATCGGGTTCAAGCTTGGGTTTTCGTGATCAGGTATCCGAAACTCTCAGGTCAGGTAGCCGCGAGTAGCCGATTGGAGAGCCATAAATTCTTGGTTATTATAGCAAGGGTCTTGAttaaatttgtgttatgttttGTGTTCTTGTGTATTTTGGAGAATTGGATGTTTGATCTATGTGTTTGTGTTGTTGATTGGAAGGGAGGTGGGGTGGGGTCCATTTTGCTTTGTCCAATGCCTCTAATGAATTTGTGAGTAGAAATTTCCTATCCTTGTTTTGTGACCATGACTAGATATGGTGGTGGCCATTGTGAAATCGATTCGAAAGTGAAAGATTCgatttttatttcacttttgttgtCTTGTCTtgtttcttttaaaaaatttaggATCAACCATAATTTATGCCCACAACTTTCAACCCTTATCGAGAAAACGCCCTTAATTTGCATTTTTAGGTTCATTCAACTCCTAGAGTATAATATAAATCGATTATTTTATAGGAAAAATGTTCACCAAACTTTTTCGAAGCAgggatttcttttaatttaatatagagTTAT
It contains:
- the LOC121767193 gene encoding uncharacterized protein LOC121767193, which translates into the protein MKVHPAPRKRNITLRYDVASILAQSDGCRQKKLRRLPHIFAKVLELPFHSDADVSIEDTPLSIRFTAATDDISGDVRAEAVAIYPGVTKIVVRGDGVVDVSGTEFELDLWRFRLSPSTRPELVSAAYEDGELVVTVPKGEDEEDGGGGGDLGNRRRLVLVQ